A genomic segment from Desulfurobacterium pacificum encodes:
- a CDS encoding sensor histidine kinase — protein MFKNRAFVALFIFFLILLIGYFGTSAVSSFTGEFYLNNPLFHVLFAFILILITVLFAFFIRNLVLFFFPHFKTNLRMKIFTAFLLLILGPALFTIFISSSVVNKGLDRLLRIQVKRIVNLSEDTTNEFQNFIADDIKRKIAQLRWKKKIYPYTLKVYGIDGFLRKKGDKIERIGDIPLKVLDLKNISHLKEFSYLDTSTGYFIVCENKKGLLVCISKKFPPELVENIKKIKDLYSNYESLVAYKSPIKALYTFTFALMGLAVLFGALWFARYFEKRITIPIEALYRATQKLSKGELDVKVEEQASDELKHVIDAFNYMVEQLRALRISLEESRKYVEQILNSISPAIVTFDIDGKVISCNESARRLFGFSEENKGENVWKLLESYPQLKKAVKELILTGNRKTEVREEINGKEKFFSVEIIVPAGVSDRILIVEDVTDLVKAQKAQTWKEIAQRIAHEIKNPLTPITLNAERIRRQFKKKNPEIEKVIEKAVSSILAEVEVIERLIDEFRKFARLPLPEKELTDLNALIKSVADGYKEKLEVELSFEDIPQLSLDRVLMREVFANLFRNSMEAGAKRISVTTTEKDGKVYVVIRDDGPGIPEELMDKLFSPYVSTKEKGWGLGLSIVKKIIEDHGGKIYTIDKNTFVIELPV, from the coding sequence GTGTTTAAAAACAGGGCTTTTGTAGCTCTCTTTATTTTCTTTCTCATTTTACTTATCGGATACTTTGGAACGTCGGCTGTATCAAGTTTTACCGGGGAGTTTTACCTTAACAATCCGCTTTTTCACGTTCTCTTTGCATTTATTCTGATTCTTATAACGGTTCTCTTTGCTTTCTTTATAAGAAACTTGGTACTTTTCTTCTTCCCTCACTTTAAAACGAACCTGCGAATGAAGATATTCACAGCTTTTCTCTTGCTTATTTTAGGACCGGCTCTATTTACGATTTTTATCTCAAGTAGCGTTGTAAATAAAGGGCTTGACAGGTTACTGAGAATTCAGGTAAAGCGCATTGTAAATCTATCTGAAGATACCACAAACGAATTTCAGAATTTTATAGCCGACGATATAAAGAGAAAGATAGCTCAGTTAAGATGGAAAAAGAAAATATATCCATACACTCTTAAAGTTTACGGCATAGATGGATTTTTAAGGAAAAAGGGAGACAAGATAGAAAGGATAGGCGATATTCCGCTCAAGGTTCTTGATTTAAAGAATATCTCTCACCTTAAAGAGTTTTCCTACTTAGATACTTCAACGGGCTACTTTATCGTTTGTGAAAACAAGAAAGGTTTACTGGTTTGTATTTCCAAAAAATTTCCGCCTGAGTTGGTTGAAAACATAAAGAAGATTAAAGACCTATACTCAAACTACGAATCTTTAGTTGCCTACAAGTCGCCTATAAAGGCGTTGTATACGTTTACCTTCGCTCTTATGGGGCTTGCCGTTCTGTTTGGCGCTCTGTGGTTTGCGAGATACTTTGAAAAGAGGATAACCATACCGATAGAAGCTCTCTACAGGGCAACTCAGAAACTCTCAAAAGGGGAACTTGACGTTAAGGTAGAAGAGCAGGCTTCTGATGAGCTCAAACACGTTATAGATGCTTTCAACTACATGGTTGAGCAGCTTAGAGCGTTGAGAATCTCTCTTGAAGAGAGTAGAAAGTACGTTGAGCAGATTCTCAATTCCATATCGCCTGCAATCGTTACGTTTGATATTGATGGCAAGGTGATTTCCTGTAACGAGAGCGCGAGGAGGCTGTTTGGATTTTCTGAAGAAAATAAAGGTGAGAACGTATGGAAATTGCTGGAATCCTACCCTCAGCTAAAGAAAGCAGTTAAGGAACTTATTCTGACGGGTAACAGAAAAACGGAAGTGAGAGAAGAGATAAATGGGAAGGAAAAGTTTTTCTCTGTTGAGATAATCGTTCCTGCTGGCGTTTCAGATAGAATACTTATCGTTGAGGACGTTACCGATTTGGTTAAGGCGCAGAAAGCTCAAACCTGGAAAGAGATAGCTCAGAGAATAGCTCACGAGATTAAGAACCCTCTTACCCCCATAACCCTCAACGCAGAGCGGATAAGAAGGCAGTTTAAGAAGAAAAATCCTGAAATAGAAAAAGTGATAGAAAAGGCAGTTTCTTCTATTTTAGCAGAGGTTGAAGTTATAGAGCGCTTGATAGATGAGTTCAGAAAGTTTGCAAGGCTACCCCTTCCCGAAAAAGAGCTAACAGACTTAAACGCTCTCATAAAAAGCGTTGCCGACGGATACAAAGAAAAGTTAGAAGTAGAGTTAAGCTTTGAGGATATCCCTCAGCTTTCCCTTGATAGAGTTCTTATGAGAGAGGTTTTTGCCAACCTGTTCAGGAACAGTATGGAAGCAGGCGCAAAAAGAATATCCGTTACCACTACGGAAAAAGACGGTAAAGTTTACGTCGTAATAAGAGACGATGGACCTGGAATTCCAGAAGAGCTTATGGATAAGCTATTTTCACCTTACGTTTCAACAAAAGAGAAGGGCTGGGGCTTGGGGCTTTCAATAGTTAAAAAGATAATAGAAGACCACGGCGGAAAAATCTACACGATAGATAAAAACACTTTTGTTATAGAGCTACCTGTTTAA
- the coaD gene encoding pantetheine-phosphate adenylyltransferase, which translates to MIKKAIYPGTFDPVTLGHLDIVKRGIELFPELIVGIAENPKKKPLFTIEERKEMFVESLKEVGLNGKVKVKTFNSLLVEFAKKEGAVAILRGIRIVSDMDHEFTMASLNRKLFPEIETVFLMPSDEYAYLSSSAVREIAFYGGDVSQFVTKFVEKKLKEKFLNR; encoded by the coding sequence ATGATAAAGAAGGCAATATATCCAGGAACGTTTGACCCAGTCACGCTGGGGCATTTAGATATAGTGAAACGCGGGATAGAGCTGTTTCCAGAATTGATTGTGGGAATAGCAGAAAATCCCAAGAAAAAACCCCTATTCACTATCGAAGAAAGAAAAGAGATGTTCGTTGAAAGCTTGAAAGAGGTTGGATTAAACGGCAAAGTAAAGGTAAAAACGTTTAACTCTCTCTTAGTAGAGTTTGCAAAGAAAGAAGGCGCCGTGGCGATTTTGAGAGGTATACGAATAGTTTCAGATATGGACCACGAGTTTACGATGGCATCTTTAAACAGAAAGCTATTTCCAGAGATAGAAACGGTGTTTTTGATGCCATCCGATGAATACGCCTACCTTTCCTCTTCAGCAGTGAGAGAGATAGCTTTTTACGGCGGCGACGTTTCGCAGTTTGTCACTAAATTCGTTGAGAAGAAATTAAAAGAGAAGTTCTTAAACAGGTAG
- a CDS encoding 4Fe-4S dicluster domain-containing protein, translating to MEFHIDKAKVLPKENLRSFLEGLKELGKLIAPLKKQEKFYFDVVDDVSKVELSYTRTILPPKKFLVPYRRERYTYDTVNLNFIASFKAEPQIIFGIHSCDLHGISILDSVYLKENPDPRYLEIRKKTVLIGISCKPDEYCFCMSTGTAFPDGANWDLFMTDIGDDYFVSIGSPKGDEVILKMKELFREITKEDLDLYKKSTSFKKSLFDFKTLPDLGRISQVIELEYDSPVWEEEAERCLGCGTCTNVCPTCFCYTEVDIPSLDGKTVSRIEFTTSCQYPYYSLVAGGHYFKPSRASRFKHRYYHKFVGYPYQIEKLGCVGCGRCSAECPAKISMVETIKKLRGTADEEELRKVAE from the coding sequence TTGGAGTTCCACATTGACAAAGCAAAAGTGCTTCCAAAAGAGAATCTACGTAGCTTTTTGGAAGGGTTGAAAGAATTAGGGAAACTCATTGCCCCTCTTAAAAAGCAGGAGAAGTTTTACTTTGACGTTGTGGATGACGTTTCAAAGGTAGAACTCTCTTACACGAGAACGATTCTACCGCCTAAGAAGTTTCTGGTCCCTTACAGAAGAGAAAGATACACTTATGACACTGTAAACCTTAATTTTATTGCTTCGTTCAAAGCTGAACCGCAGATAATTTTTGGTATCCACTCGTGTGACCTGCACGGCATTTCCATTTTAGATTCTGTTTACCTGAAGGAAAATCCCGACCCCCGCTACCTTGAGATTCGCAAAAAAACTGTCCTCATCGGTATTTCCTGTAAGCCTGACGAGTATTGTTTCTGCATGTCAACAGGAACTGCGTTTCCAGATGGTGCTAACTGGGATTTGTTCATGACAGACATTGGCGATGATTACTTCGTCAGCATAGGAAGTCCAAAAGGTGATGAAGTTATACTTAAGATGAAAGAACTTTTCAGAGAGATTACAAAAGAAGATTTAGACCTTTATAAGAAAAGCACTTCTTTTAAGAAGAGTCTGTTTGACTTTAAGACCCTTCCAGATTTAGGCAGAATTTCTCAGGTTATTGAACTTGAATACGATTCGCCTGTCTGGGAAGAGGAAGCAGAAAGGTGTCTTGGGTGTGGAACCTGCACGAACGTCTGCCCTACGTGCTTCTGCTATACGGAAGTTGATATTCCATCTCTTGACGGCAAAACGGTTAGCAGAATTGAGTTTACAACTTCCTGCCAGTATCCTTACTACTCTTTAGTTGCCGGTGGGCATTACTTCAAACCTTCAAGAGCAAGCAGGTTCAAGCACCGCTACTACCACAAATTTGTAGGTTATCCTTACCAGATTGAAAAGCTTGGATGTGTTGGCTGCGGACGCTGCAGCGCTGAATGTCCGGCAAAAATCAGTATGGTTGAAACAATAAAGAAGTTGAGAGGGACTGCCGATGAAGAAGAGCTTAGAAAAGTTGCTGAATAA
- a CDS encoding FAD/NAD(P)-binding protein — protein MKKSLEKLLNKPLPGDPLLPHKALITDIEELAPDHKRFSFSFLDEKLNETWEHIPGQFVMITVPKAGEIPISICSSPTRKGTIELTVRKVGRKTEVLHQMKPGDVVAIRGPYGNGFPVEIMEGHNVLIIAGGLGIAPLRSLIWYVLDKRHLYKEVYILYGTRNYESVLYKEEMRRLKERPDVKCLYILDRIENDEDRAWTDREGLLTELIPEVDLDPADTYVAVCGPPVAYKFIGRELLKNGYPESQVFVSLERKMECGIGKCGHCQIGYKFACIDGPIFPLWDTKNLPEML, from the coding sequence ATGAAGAAGAGCTTAGAAAAGTTGCTGAATAAGCCCCTACCGGGCGACCCCCTTTTACCTCACAAGGCGCTGATTACCGATATTGAAGAATTAGCGCCAGACCACAAAAGATTTTCCTTCTCTTTCCTTGATGAGAAACTGAACGAAACGTGGGAACACATACCGGGTCAGTTCGTAATGATTACCGTTCCGAAAGCCGGTGAAATTCCTATTTCTATCTGTTCTTCACCTACAAGGAAGGGAACGATAGAGTTAACCGTTCGTAAAGTTGGTAGGAAAACTGAAGTTCTGCATCAGATGAAGCCCGGTGACGTCGTAGCAATAAGAGGACCTTACGGTAACGGATTTCCTGTTGAAATTATGGAAGGACACAACGTTCTGATTATCGCCGGTGGTCTCGGTATAGCGCCTCTCCGCTCTCTAATCTGGTACGTTTTAGACAAACGCCATCTCTACAAAGAGGTTTACATCCTCTATGGAACGAGAAACTATGAGAGCGTTCTCTACAAGGAAGAGATGAGACGTTTAAAAGAAAGACCTGACGTTAAGTGTCTTTACATCCTTGACAGGATTGAGAACGATGAAGACAGAGCCTGGACGGATAGGGAAGGGCTTTTAACGGAGCTGATTCCGGAAGTGGACTTAGACCCTGCAGATACTTACGTTGCAGTTTGTGGACCGCCGGTTGCCTACAAGTTTATAGGTAGAGAGCTGTTAAAGAACGGTTATCCTGAGAGTCAGGTGTTCGTTTCTCTTGAAAGAAAAATGGAGTGCGGTATCGGTAAATGCGGTCACTGTCAGATTGGATACAAATTTGCTTGTATTGATGGACCAATATTCCCACTTTGGGATACAAAGAACCTACCGGAGATGCTGTGA
- a CDS encoding NADH:ubiquinone oxidoreductase, translating to MVKIGIMGLTGCSGCQCEILNCQDALMKLLGMVEISYFPLAQDNNTFEEFDVMFVEGSVTTEEDEAKVLKAREKSKILVAIGSCACYGGVQAQKNDEASLEEMLKTVYGRTELFLKVTKPRAVSEVVDVDYELPGCPLDKRQFVYAVSFLLNGVKPFFPKIPVCHECKLSETECLTLKGIPCQGPVTYAGCGAPCTSQGVGCQGCRGNCDFPNFDEMLKILNQNGLSEKDAVAFLKVFRGYQGKEIKVNGEERRNEKGA from the coding sequence ATGGTGAAGATAGGAATAATGGGATTAACAGGGTGTTCTGGGTGTCAGTGTGAAATTCTTAACTGTCAGGACGCTTTAATGAAACTTCTTGGAATGGTGGAGATTTCTTACTTTCCTCTGGCGCAGGATAACAACACGTTTGAAGAATTTGACGTTATGTTTGTTGAGGGTTCGGTAACTACGGAAGAAGATGAAGCGAAAGTTTTGAAGGCGAGAGAAAAGTCAAAAATTTTAGTGGCAATCGGTTCCTGCGCCTGTTACGGGGGAGTTCAGGCACAGAAGAACGATGAGGCATCTTTGGAAGAGATGCTAAAAACCGTTTACGGAAGAACTGAGCTGTTTTTAAAGGTTACGAAGCCCCGTGCCGTTTCAGAGGTAGTGGACGTTGACTACGAGCTACCGGGATGTCCTCTTGATAAGAGGCAGTTCGTTTACGCTGTTTCCTTCCTGCTTAACGGCGTTAAACCTTTCTTCCCGAAGATTCCTGTATGTCACGAGTGTAAACTTTCTGAAACTGAGTGTTTAACTCTTAAAGGTATTCCCTGTCAGGGACCTGTTACCTATGCCGGTTGTGGGGCGCCCTGCACCTCTCAGGGAGTTGGATGTCAGGGATGCCGCGGTAACTGTGACTTCCCCAACTTTGATGAGATGCTGAAGATTCTCAATCAGAATGGTCTTTCTGAGAAGGATGCTGTTGCTTTCCTGAAGGTGTTTAGAGGATATCAGGGGAAAGAGATTAAAGTAAATGGTGAGGAGCGCAGAAATGAGAAAGGAGCTTAA
- a CDS encoding Ni/Fe hydrogenase subunit alpha codes for MRKELNVDHLTRVEGHGAVNIVFENERLKEIRLRFTEGPRFFEFITRDRLWTEIPKIVSRICGICYVSHRLASCAAVEDALGVEITPEIKALRKLLAVGEYLESHALHLYFLALPDYMGYPSAIAMAKDYPNVVKRGFFIKDIGNKIMKLIGGKTIHGENILPGGFESVPSVDDLKRVKEDLYRVIPEIRATISLFESLEYPEFNNPHEIEMCIEAEDFLSLADKVHISDGTVFTKHEYELFVEETVSDYSTAKKSKVKGKPFLIGPLARVNHYIERFSIKSDVENLKIKFPSANTLHANVARALEMLEAAFIGLKAVDELISSSPFNGRVKVTPKKGTGCGVKEAPRGTLFHKYTFDDTGRCVAANIITPTAQLQSVIEKDLRDLVERSYDVEDEKLKKRAEMLVRAYDP; via the coding sequence ATGAGAAAGGAGCTTAACGTAGACCACTTGACTCGTGTTGAAGGGCACGGTGCTGTTAATATAGTTTTTGAGAACGAGAGGCTGAAGGAAATCAGGCTTCGTTTTACTGAAGGTCCAAGGTTCTTTGAGTTTATTACAAGAGATAGACTCTGGACAGAAATTCCGAAGATTGTTTCAAGAATCTGTGGAATCTGTTACGTTTCTCACAGACTTGCTTCGTGTGCTGCAGTTGAGGATGCATTAGGAGTGGAAATTACGCCGGAAATAAAGGCTTTGAGGAAGCTATTGGCAGTTGGGGAGTATCTGGAGAGTCACGCGCTTCACCTTTACTTCTTGGCGCTTCCTGACTATATGGGGTATCCATCTGCCATTGCGATGGCGAAGGATTATCCTAATGTGGTGAAGAGGGGATTTTTCATCAAGGATATTGGCAATAAGATAATGAAGCTTATCGGTGGAAAGACAATTCACGGTGAGAACATTTTACCCGGTGGTTTTGAGTCTGTTCCTTCGGTTGATGATTTGAAGAGAGTGAAGGAGGATTTATACAGGGTTATTCCCGAAATCAGGGCTACCATATCTCTGTTTGAATCTTTAGAGTATCCGGAGTTTAACAACCCTCATGAGATAGAGATGTGTATAGAGGCGGAGGATTTTCTCTCTCTCGCTGATAAGGTTCACATCTCTGATGGAACAGTCTTTACAAAGCATGAGTATGAACTTTTTGTGGAAGAAACGGTTTCGGATTACTCTACGGCTAAAAAGTCAAAGGTTAAGGGTAAGCCATTTCTCATAGGTCCTCTTGCAAGGGTTAACCATTACATAGAGAGATTTTCCATTAAATCTGACGTGGAAAATCTGAAAATTAAGTTTCCGTCTGCTAATACGCTCCACGCTAACGTGGCTCGTGCGCTGGAAATGCTTGAAGCTGCTTTCATAGGCTTAAAAGCTGTTGATGAACTTATCTCTTCTTCACCTTTTAATGGAAGAGTTAAAGTTACACCTAAGAAGGGAACCGGTTGTGGAGTTAAGGAAGCACCAAGGGGAACGCTCTTCCACAAGTATACTTTTGACGATACAGGTAGATGTGTTGCCGCCAACATTATTACTCCTACTGCTCAGCTTCAATCTGTTATAGAGAAAGACTTGAGAGACTTAGTAGAGAGAAGTTATGACGTTGAGGATGAGAAGTTAAAGAAACGAGCAGAGATGTTGGTTCGTGCTTACGACCCATGA
- a CDS encoding proton-conducting transporter membrane subunit gives MGLLESVLGLIVLPWILALLVFLSPSHRLRQVLTFLSLPALTYMAFVVWNSNVLPVFIETPHWLEYAVTVFDYLLLAYFLYQGIKFRSLLVSALAVAQIFLLTWALSILPPTSTPPIYVDRLTAFMYLIVATVGSIICIYATKYMEQEDVNRENRFVAILLWFLGVMSFAVSVNNIEWFFALFETTTLASYILIRFRWDEVSIKNAIQALWMNQVGGIAILLGILFAVKEYGVYTFTDIIKLHPTAVSMIPLGFLAISALVKGAQMPFHRWLLGAMVAPTPVSAILHSATMVKIAPYLILRLSPVIKGTLLAKLLIVTTGFVFVAAGLLALTQNNFKRILAYSTISLLGLMMLTASMGSSIAVLASLLLILFHAVVKALLFLEAGIMEKLFKAKYIEEMRRLVEKAPITVVYISIGFMSMTLVPYGIFVAKWLTLEEASNFLSHGAFIASIIFITIGGVILTLLYFKVIGVLTRKRGEFLRFQLEKLPFLYMFTTSLYVIFTVVASIFVAKLSANFINYAVRDITGTLAKIHASGLTLYTPLSEIYGWQIVGAFILLLLVPIIAYFVHFKGTDRVYEYTCGENIELTLGTYSFFCISNLEPFIETAAVALFIMTLVLGGGLV, from the coding sequence ATGGGCTTACTTGAATCTGTTTTAGGGCTTATCGTTCTTCCCTGGATACTGGCACTGTTAGTTTTTCTTTCACCTTCTCATCGCTTGAGACAGGTTTTAACTTTTCTTTCTTTGCCAGCTTTGACTTACATGGCTTTTGTAGTTTGGAACTCAAACGTATTACCTGTTTTTATTGAAACTCCTCACTGGCTTGAATATGCAGTAACTGTTTTTGACTACTTACTGTTGGCTTACTTCTTGTATCAGGGAATTAAATTCAGAAGTTTGTTGGTTTCTGCATTAGCTGTAGCTCAGATTTTTCTACTGACATGGGCTTTAAGTATCCTTCCACCTACCTCCACCCCTCCAATTTACGTTGACCGTTTAACGGCTTTTATGTACCTGATAGTTGCTACTGTTGGTTCAATTATCTGTATTTACGCTACCAAGTACATGGAACAGGAAGATGTGAATAGAGAAAATCGTTTTGTTGCTATACTTCTATGGTTTTTAGGTGTTATGAGTTTTGCTGTTTCTGTTAATAATATTGAATGGTTTTTCGCTCTATTTGAAACGACAACGCTCGCTTCTTATATCCTTATCAGGTTCCGCTGGGATGAGGTTTCTATAAAAAATGCTATTCAAGCTCTCTGGATGAACCAGGTGGGTGGTATAGCTATTCTTTTAGGAATTCTTTTTGCCGTTAAAGAATACGGAGTATATACGTTTACTGACATAATCAAACTTCATCCTACCGCTGTTTCTATGATTCCTTTAGGCTTTCTGGCTATTTCTGCTCTTGTTAAAGGTGCTCAGATGCCTTTCCATAGATGGTTGTTAGGTGCTATGGTAGCGCCTACGCCTGTTAGTGCCATACTTCATTCGGCTACAATGGTAAAAATAGCTCCCTACCTTATTTTAAGACTTTCTCCGGTAATTAAAGGAACTCTGCTTGCAAAGCTTCTTATAGTTACTACCGGTTTCGTTTTCGTTGCTGCAGGTTTGCTGGCTCTTACCCAGAACAACTTTAAGAGAATTCTCGCCTACTCCACTATTTCACTTTTAGGACTTATGATGCTAACTGCAAGTATGGGAAGTTCTATAGCTGTTTTAGCTTCTCTACTCTTAATACTTTTCCACGCTGTAGTTAAGGCTCTCCTCTTCCTTGAAGCTGGAATTATGGAAAAGCTCTTTAAAGCTAAGTACATAGAAGAGATGAGGAGACTGGTAGAGAAAGCTCCGATAACTGTTGTTTACATTTCCATCGGATTTATGAGTATGACCTTGGTTCCTTACGGTATATTTGTAGCTAAATGGTTAACTTTGGAAGAAGCTTCAAACTTCCTTTCACACGGTGCATTTATTGCTTCAATAATCTTCATTACGATTGGTGGCGTCATACTAACGCTTCTTTACTTTAAGGTTATTGGCGTTTTAACGAGAAAACGTGGAGAGTTCTTAAGATTTCAGCTTGAAAAGTTACCTTTCCTCTATATGTTTACTACGTCGCTCTACGTTATCTTTACAGTAGTTGCTTCTATTTTCGTTGCCAAGCTTTCTGCAAACTTTATTAACTACGCTGTAAGAGATATTACCGGTACTTTGGCAAAAATCCACGCCTCCGGTCTCACCCTTTACACTCCACTTTCCGAAATTTACGGCTGGCAGATAGTAGGTGCGTTTATTCTTCTATTGCTTGTTCCAATAATCGCTTACTTCGTTCACTTTAAGGGGACAGATAGAGTTTACGAGTATACCTGCGGTGAAAATATTGAACTGACGCTTGGAACTTACAGCTTCTTCTGTATTTCCAACCTTGAACCTTTCATTGAAACTGCTGCTGTAGCCCTCTTTATTATGACTCTGGTATTGGGCGGAGGTCTGGTATGA
- a CDS encoding respiratory chain complex I subunit 1 family protein, protein MNWEAFIATLLAPIAGGLIYGFERIVRARMQNRLGPPLLQPFYDFLKLMDKRSIIIHSFHAFMGIMYLFGTWFSLYVLLSGGDLLIAIFFHVLSLAFLVVGGFSVRSPYSVVGAMRELIHMLAYEPVFVMAAAGLYLVTGTFQISEILHSNVTPIVYLPLVFVAYLLVLPTILKKSPFDIAEAHQEVIGGPEIEYSGKFYEAVYTAKWIEYIYAFFFVFLFTGKNYLLGLILAVFAFFFVNLIDNVTARTNFRQMVRFHWYVLIPLVVINLMLLALWRV, encoded by the coding sequence ATGAATTGGGAAGCCTTTATCGCTACGTTACTTGCTCCAATTGCGGGAGGTTTAATCTACGGCTTTGAGAGAATCGTAAGGGCAAGAATGCAAAACAGATTGGGACCGCCGTTACTTCAGCCTTTCTACGATTTCTTAAAGCTTATGGATAAGCGTTCTATTATCATTCATTCCTTTCACGCCTTTATGGGAATTATGTACCTGTTTGGAACGTGGTTTTCTCTGTACGTTCTCCTTTCAGGCGGCGATTTACTTATAGCAATATTTTTCCACGTTCTTTCCCTTGCGTTTTTGGTTGTTGGAGGGTTCAGCGTTCGTTCACCCTATTCAGTTGTAGGTGCTATGAGAGAACTTATCCATATGTTAGCTTATGAGCCGGTTTTCGTCATGGCAGCTGCAGGTCTTTATCTTGTCACAGGAACGTTCCAGATTTCGGAGATTCTTCACTCAAACGTTACACCCATAGTTTACCTTCCTTTAGTTTTTGTAGCTTACCTTTTAGTTTTACCTACGATTCTGAAGAAATCTCCTTTTGACATAGCTGAAGCGCATCAAGAGGTAATTGGTGGACCAGAGATAGAGTATTCTGGAAAGTTTTACGAAGCTGTTTATACGGCAAAGTGGATAGAATACATTTACGCTTTCTTCTTCGTATTTCTCTTTACCGGTAAAAATTACCTCTTAGGTTTAATTCTTGCGGTTTTCGCTTTCTTCTTCGTGAACCTTATAGATAACGTTACTGCGAGAACGAACTTCCGTCAGATGGTAAGGTTTCACTGGTACGTTCTTATACCTTTGGTAGTTATTAATCTCATGCTACTTGCTCTATGGAGGGTTTAA
- a CDS encoding NADH-quinone oxidoreductase subunit B family protein, protein MLNVYRKKSPWILHYNTGSCNGCDVEILACLAPKYDLERFGILNRGNPKQSDILLVTGPVTKRARDRLIRLYMEMPEPKVVVAVGACACTGGVFRGMYNVGNGVDNFIPVDVYVPGCAARPEAIIDGVVKALEILEKKKKNMELPVICKDLEPDTNRRKLLAECCRRCHENR, encoded by the coding sequence ATGTTGAACGTATACAGGAAAAAATCCCCCTGGATACTTCACTACAACACAGGAAGCTGTAACGGTTGTGATGTTGAGATACTTGCCTGCCTTGCACCTAAGTACGACCTTGAACGTTTTGGGATTCTTAACAGAGGAAACCCGAAGCAGTCTGATATTCTTTTAGTTACTGGTCCTGTGACAAAGAGAGCAAGAGACAGACTTATAAGACTTTACATGGAGATGCCGGAGCCGAAAGTTGTTGTTGCAGTAGGTGCGTGTGCTTGTACCGGCGGAGTGTTTAGAGGTATGTACAACGTAGGTAACGGTGTTGATAACTTTATACCTGTTGATGTTTACGTTCCAGGTTGTGCTGCGAGACCTGAAGCAATCATAGATGGAGTGGTTAAAGCGCTGGAAATCTTAGAGAAGAAAAAGAAGAATATGGAACTTCCGGTTATCTGTAAAGACCTTGAACCTGATACAAACAGAAGAAAGTTACTTGCCGAGTGCTGCAGGAGGTGCCATGAAAATAGATGA
- a CDS encoding NADH-quinone oxidoreductase subunit C: protein MKIDEVKVPLRDVRRAIKDFYDPNEWHFITVNGTDLGGKVELKWFFAKYGEKEVFKVFTAEANYDDEIPTITYIIPSAWISEWELADLLGLNVEGAKKGLFLDPDSPQAPLRRG, encoded by the coding sequence ATGAAAATAGATGAAGTTAAAGTTCCTCTGAGAGATGTAAGAAGGGCAATAAAGGATTTTTACGACCCAAACGAATGGCACTTTATAACTGTTAATGGAACTGATTTGGGCGGTAAAGTAGAGTTAAAGTGGTTCTTTGCTAAGTACGGAGAAAAAGAGGTTTTTAAAGTTTTTACTGCAGAAGCCAACTACGATGATGAAATTCCTACAATTACTTACATAATTCCATCAGCTTGGATATCTGAGTGGGAACTTGCAGACCTTTTAGGACTTAACGTGGAAGGCGCTAAAAAGGGTCTTTTCCTTGACCCTGATAGTCCACAAGCACCTTTAAGGAGAGGTTAG